From the Gossypium hirsutum isolate 1008001.06 chromosome A02, Gossypium_hirsutum_v2.1, whole genome shotgun sequence genome, the window GTTTGCTGCCCCTCAACAAATTTCTATTATCcctcaaataataatattttgaccaaaaacaaggtcaaaactgtaaattttctcCTTTGGCAACTCGAGGCTTCAACATTTAACACTTTCGACTTTTCCATAAACTCCCTTTGTTCACCAAAACCCAAAAGGAAACAACTCGGAAAATGGACCCAACTGCACCCTCCGCGTCGGTCGTCGGCGGCGGCTGTGGTGGTGGCGGAGGAGGGCCGGCACCTTTCCTTATAAAAACATACGACATGGTAGACGACTCATCGACCGACGACATCGTTTCATGGAGTTCTAACAAAAAGAGCTTTGTGGTTTGGAACCCTCCTGATTTTGCTCGCCTTTTGCTTCCCACTTATTTCAAGCAcaataatttctccagctttaTCAGGCAGCTTAATACCTATGTGGGTTTCTTTTCCTTTCTGggttttttgtttaattaatgtaTGTTTGATAATTAGGGgaaatcatgttttttttttagcttttaacttcaattttttatgaCAGATGTATGGAGTGATTTTGGTTTTATGTTTTTGTTCCTTGAGAATGGACaatttctccttttttttgtGTGTTCTTTTCTGCTGAATTATGGGTATGAATCTTTGCTAAAGCCAGCACATAAATTTAAGGTCAATCAATGTCTTCTGCTGTGATTCATAAGGTAAAATTCTATGAGAATTGGGGTGTTTTTTTAGTCAATGATTGTGactttgaaatttataaattttctttgttattgtttcacattttcatgatttttctttTGCATTCCTCAACTAAAATGGTCCTTAATGAAGAGTATCTATTCTTCTTTATCTTTGATGCAGGGGCTGTTGAAAGAAGAATTATATTTGTTTATGGTTTGCTTAGGTTTAGATGTATGAAGATTGAGTGTCTAAGCATGATTTGATCGCATATGAATTTAATTTGTTGACAGGGGTTCCGGAAAATTGATCCCGAACGATGGGAATTTGCCAATGAAGATTTTGTGAAAGATCAAAGGCATCTTCTTAAGAATATTCATCGAAGAAAACCTATTCACAGCCATAGTAATCCACAGGGTTCTTTGATAGATCATGAAAGAGCTGGATAcgaagaagaaattgaaaagcTTTCACGTGAGAAAGCTGCACTTGAGGCTGATGTTTTGAGGTCTGAACAAGAGCGGTCATCTTTGAAGCATCAGGTGGAAGAGCTGACACAACAAGCTGATCAAATGGAGCGTAGGCAAGAGACTTTGTTTAACTTCTTAGAAAAGGCTTTACAAGACCCTGCTTTCGCCGAACATCTTTTTCGTAGAATTGAATCTATGGATGATGTTGCTGCATATAATAAGAAAAGGAGACTGCCTCAAATTGATCAAACCAAGCCAGTTGGTGACCATAGTATTTTGGACAACAAAAGTTGTTCTACACCCGAGTTTGGAAATGTTGTCCACCTCGATTTCTCGAACAAGCTTAGACTAGAATTGTCATCAGCTGTTTCGGAGATTAACTTGGTTTCTCAAAGCACGCAAAGTTCTAACGAAGATGAAGGAAGTCCACAGAGAAGGGTTTCTCAAGGAGAACCAAAAGATGATAATATCAGACCGCAGGGGCTTTTATTCACACCCAAAACATTAGACATTTCAGATACAGGCACATCTTTTACATTCAACATGGATTCATCTTTCTCTCAAAGAGTATCAATGAACGAAAGCCCGGCACTGCATTCACTGCAACAGAGATTAAGTTCCAGTGAAGAACCTGATAGTCATATTTCCTGTCAATTAAATCTAACTCTGGCATCTTCTTCATTGCAAGTCAATAAAAGTCCGATCTTAACTAGGATGTCCCAACCAAGTTGGGAAATCGGAAAAGTCTCCGAGTCAAGGTCTAATGCCAACAGTAAAGACTCTGATTCTAGACCTTTCCATAGCAGAAGAAACATGATTGATGGGGAAACAACATTATCGTCATCGAAAGATGGCCCTAACACAAATCAAGAGCCTACCGCTGCTCCGGTTAGAGTAAACGATGTATTCTGGGAACAGTTCCTCACTGAGAGACCAGGTTCCTCTGACAATGAAGAGGCCAGTTCCAATTATCGAGCAAATCCATACGAAGATCAAGATGACAAAAGGTCAGGCCATGGACTAGCAAGGAATACCAAGAACATTGAGCAGCTTAGTCTTTAGCAGCAAAGTTGCCTTGCTGCGAATCCAATGATAAGTCTACGAAGGTCTCTCTCGTTCCTTTTGTTTCTTCGTGTTATTTATAGTTACTTTGTTTATAGGAAATGATTTTATACATAACTGCCcaaaattaatttgaataaaatcatGTTGAAATTTGAATTCCACTTGGTAAGTTCTTGCATTGGGGATATAGCATCCTTTTTTCAATGGTAAAATAGAAAGTTATGTAGCTTTACCGTCTAGGTTTCAAACTTTCAGTAACCAAGCAATGATGTTCATCTTGCGAAAATGACGTAATATGTCTTCTCTTTTTCCCGTATCGAAACTGAAGTCTCCTCTTAGTGTTTTCGgtgcccaaaactttcatttgatGTTCATCTAACAATTCATCTCATAATACATTGTGGTATTGTTGTTTTCTCCTACATCAATCCCGATTTATATCACATTTAACTGTGCGTTTAAACTGATTGATGGGTAAATTATTCATTAGTTTGTGCAGTGAATGTTATGCATGATATAAGACCTTCATGTTTCTTGAGAAAGTAGGGTTCATCTGAAAAATTACATGATCATAATATTAAGACAGTGATAATGTGATTAGTAAAATAGAAAATGGAAGACTACCTTTGCTTCCGTATGTGTTAAGAGTTTTGAGTGAAAGGGTGATTCATCAGTGGAGCTCAGTAGTAAATTGAGTCGAGTCGTAAGGAGCTCAGTGACCCTTAACTATGGTCATAGTTTCAAAGTCGTGTGAAGAACAGACGTTGAGAGAGTTTTTCTCCCGTTTGAGGTCTGGCCCGGTTTAACTCTAGATAATTGAAGCCTAATGTGGCTACTAGATACCTAAAAATCATAGAGGAAATAAAATACCTAGAATAAGATAATGTGAAAAAGTATGCATTCGACAAGCGAAATGATCGCCATGCTAAACATTTCACGAAGTAGGTAGAGTGCTTCAATCTTGGGAAAATTTTCGGGCATATAAACTCGAGTGCTATGCTTCCTAATAAGCTGGTTTGGGAGGAAGGCCCTGTTGGTTGCATGACTAGATGGTATTAGAGCCACTTTTATGAATATAAAGTAACAATTTCATTAGCCATAGGGACAGGTTTAGTTGCTGGGTTATTAATTAGTGATTAAAGGTTCGATCTTCATACTAAGTATGGAACGACTTTAAAATTCGTAGTCAACATTTACTCTTTAATAGACATTCAGAATATGGAGGATTCTTCAGTAGACTTGCTCCAATAAATTATCTTAAAAGCCAAAAAGAGATTGATTAATCAGAGGGTCCATTaatcaattaatcaattaattttgaAAGGTTGAtttcgttttatttatttaatattgagcCTTATTTAATATCCCacatttgctttttctttttttcacccAAAAAGGGAAAATGACAAAACAAACCAATTGAcatcaattattatttttcttcacGAGATTAATGAAGCCAAAGTTTCATTCACGAGCACAAagaccaaaaatgaaaaaaaatcattaatattatGAGAAAAGGTCCTTGTCTTATAGTAGAAATATTTAAGGTAAAATACActttaagtttttaaattatttataagtttACGTTTTTCTATCAcgtaattttaaattataaaataatcactgaaattatttaaaaaattttatttaagttatttaattattcgaaagtttttatgcAAGTCAAcaagttgttaagttttttttttttaagtctagCTAGCGAGCTCCAAGCGACGATTCAACAATGAATATGGTGGATCAATATCCATTAACGAGCAAAAGAACATACTTTAAATCTAAGTCGATATGATGATCAATGTggagattgaagaaaaaaaactatttaaattttggttcgcAAATTCATGATGTTCGAAActgtttcattaaaaaaaaacagaattgtAAAAGTGAAGAGGAAGGAGAGCTTCCGATCGATATATGCAGTGCAAATAGAGAATGTTATATAACAACGATTTTAATAGCTCAATGatgtaaataaattttttgaagttaattggctaaaacaaaaacttactaataatttaatgacattgAGTATAATTTACCTAAATATCTATAAGTTGGACTAATCCATTTTCTTTTACAAGCTACGAGCTATCCAACCATGAacaaatctatttaacaactccgccattttcaaataaatcaataaaatttcacaaattgataataaagtttagtatttatatttagaatattaatattaataacgTGGTTCAATCCTTACCCATAAGAATGGACCATATTTCATGATCAATCATTTACCTCTTCAAAAAACACCCACAATAAAAAGAATAATCATTGCTACAGACAATGAATAccctaattttgaaaaaaaaatcttttttaaaactaattaattgtAATAATCAAGGATTATTAAATTGTTATATtagatatttttttttcttacattaAATGCATTACATTTATTATACATATACTTTTAGCATTGGatttttaataagcattaaattataccAACACCACTTTAATAATTTTCTTTGGAAATCTAtggattttttttagataattcttTGAAAATTGCAAAATAGGTGAGACATGTTCTACCCCATATATATCTAGTAACATTTATTAACATCATATTTAAATgacaatacaataaaataaattattatttcttaaatttaatatatgaaattaatcaaaaaaattaagttataaataaaaatattatatttatagttttcttattttcctttttttttttaagtgaaaaataatactataatttatttttactgaaaaAAGCAATTAAATGCTACTTATAAGCCAACTGCCGACtactcccacaatttatagtgtTGGCCTAATTCGATAgccaaatcaataaaaaaattataataataaatttagtatctaatttttatatattttattattttagtcctaattttatt encodes:
- the LOC107939150 gene encoding heat stress transcription factor A-5-like, yielding MDPTAPSASVVGGGCGGGGGGPAPFLIKTYDMVDDSSTDDIVSWSSNKKSFVVWNPPDFARLLLPTYFKHNNFSSFIRQLNTYGFRKIDPERWEFANEDFVKDQRHLLKNIHRRKPIHSHSNPQGSLIDHERAGYEEEIEKLSREKAALEADVLRSEQERSSLKHQVEELTQQADQMERRQETLFNFLEKALQDPAFAEHLFRRIESMDDVAAYNKKRRLPQIDQTKPVGDHSILDNKSCSTPEFGNVVHLDFSNKLRLELSSAVSEINLVSQSTQSSNEDEGSPQRRVSQGEPKDDNIRPQGLLFTPKTLDISDTGTSFTFNMDSSFSQRVSMNESPALHSLQQRLSSSEEPDSHISCQLNLTLASSSLQVNKSPILTRMSQPSWEIGKVSESRSNANSKDSDSRPFHSRRNMIDGETTLSSSKDGPNTNQEPTAAPVRVNDVFWEQFLTERPGSSDNEEASSNYRANPYEDQDDKRSGHGLARNTKNIEQLSL
- the LOC107939150 gene encoding heat stress transcription factor A-5-like isoform X1, which translates into the protein MSSAVIHKGFRKIDPERWEFANEDFVKDQRHLLKNIHRRKPIHSHSNPQGSLIDHERAGYEEEIEKLSREKAALEADVLRSEQERSSLKHQVEELTQQADQMERRQETLFNFLEKALQDPAFAEHLFRRIESMDDVAAYNKKRRLPQIDQTKPVGDHSILDNKSCSTPEFGNVVHLDFSNKLRLELSSAVSEINLVSQSTQSSNEDEGSPQRRVSQGEPKDDNIRPQGLLFTPKTLDISDTGTSFTFNMDSSFSQRVSMNESPALHSLQQRLSSSEEPDSHISCQLNLTLASSSLQVNKSPILTRMSQPSWEIGKVSESRSNANSKDSDSRPFHSRRNMIDGETTLSSSKDGPNTNQEPTAAPVRVNDVFWEQFLTERPGSSDNEEASSNYRANPYEDQDDKRSGHGLARNTKNIEQLSL